A genome region from Crossiella equi includes the following:
- a CDS encoding CurL C-terminal domain-containing protein, translated as MSERETWLLPLSARHPAVLAAMRLRLADWLRAHPDASLRDVSFTLARGREEFDHRCVVLASDHTEAVEALAAPVSARRVHGRVGASFLGPEAADPWVSLADRWCQGVPADLTQRRNGRRLHLPGYAFRRAGMAVPPVEPAEVLALAGLTDAVLATAGPAELDRYQHRLRRLTGVGPDLAGASTVDAVTKALADALATDGADTDPDVESVTPLAPVPLRLVFTDQVRTQGREDNNVLATVRLDGPPDTVALQRLFTDLQAREPALRTVVHRDGDRWFAHVRTRPLAELTVAEATTDEHSRAAVTEWATTPFELLDAPLVRALVTTRGDLAVLAYRAITGPDELNAMLGRLHEEYRAGLSRTLEGNFA; from the coding sequence GTGAGCGAGCGCGAGACCTGGCTGCTGCCGCTGTCCGCGCGGCACCCCGCCGTGCTGGCGGCGATGCGGCTGCGGCTGGCCGACTGGCTGCGGGCCCACCCGGACGCCTCGTTGCGGGACGTGTCCTTCACCCTGGCCCGGGGTCGCGAGGAGTTCGACCACCGCTGCGTGGTGCTCGCCAGCGACCACACCGAGGCCGTCGAGGCGCTGGCCGCGCCGGTCAGCGCACGGCGCGTGCACGGCCGGGTCGGCGCGTCCTTCCTCGGCCCCGAGGCGGCCGACCCGTGGGTGAGCCTGGCCGACCGCTGGTGCCAGGGCGTGCCCGCCGACCTCACCCAGCGGCGGAACGGGCGGCGCCTGCACCTGCCCGGCTACGCCTTCCGCCGCGCGGGCATGGCCGTGCCGCCGGTGGAGCCCGCCGAGGTGCTGGCCCTGGCCGGGCTGACCGACGCGGTGCTGGCCACCGCGGGCCCGGCCGAGCTGGACCGCTACCAGCACCGCCTGCGCCGCCTCACCGGCGTGGGCCCCGACCTGGCCGGTGCGTCCACTGTGGACGCCGTGACCAAGGCGCTGGCCGACGCGCTGGCCACCGACGGCGCGGACACCGACCCGGACGTGGAGTCGGTGACCCCGCTGGCGCCGGTACCGCTGCGCCTGGTGTTCACCGACCAGGTGCGCACCCAGGGCCGCGAGGACAACAACGTGCTGGCCACGGTCCGCCTGGACGGGCCCCCGGACACCGTTGCCCTGCAACGGCTGTTCACCGACCTGCAAGCGCGGGAGCCCGCGCTGCGCACGGTCGTGCACCGCGACGGCGACCGCTGGTTCGCCCACGTCCGCACCCGGCCGCTGGCCGAGCTGACCGTGGCCGAGGCCACCACCGACGAACACAGCCGGGCGGCTGTCACCGAATGGGCCACCACCCCGTTCGAGCTGCTCGACGCACCACTGGTCCGCGCCCTGGTCACCACCCGAGGGGACCTGGCCGTGCTCGCCTACCGCGCGATCACCGGACCCGACGAGCTCAACGCCATGCTCGGCCGCCTCCACGAGGAGTACCGGGCTGGTCTGTCCCGAACACTGGAGGGGAACTTCGCATGA
- a CDS encoding class I SAM-dependent methyltransferase, whose amino-acid sequence MTVTDVTRIDRIEDNPVLAQDWRGRAPLPMSADSAFNGYIAANVLFALNRLGVLAEFETAGYVDVPAFCAQRSVDEPMFRSFVHAARSFGHVHVDGDKVSLTDAGREVVRMHGFFTWAVGGYNEVFANAGTLATGERRYSHDVLRDEGMVALGSAQCDRELMAHILDEVLAEVDFSVLADLGSGTSARVSRVVKGRPGARGLGLDISGPATEIAHRTIAEAGMADRVRAIQTDVLDVVLAAEHREAIAEVDAVMSFFLLHDLLANPATRRDILPRMREVFPKARTFLLADTVIRPQRDEDATLPVFSTGFELAHALMGVPLHTKEAYEELFTEAGLHIRRAVPFGAPHSWLFVLEAR is encoded by the coding sequence ATGACCGTCACCGACGTGACCAGGATCGACCGCATCGAGGACAACCCGGTGCTGGCCCAGGACTGGCGCGGCCGCGCGCCGCTGCCGATGAGCGCCGACAGCGCGTTCAACGGCTACATCGCCGCCAACGTGCTCTTCGCGCTCAACCGCCTCGGGGTACTGGCCGAGTTCGAGACCGCCGGGTACGTCGACGTCCCGGCCTTCTGCGCGCAGCGCTCGGTGGACGAGCCGATGTTCCGCTCCTTCGTCCACGCCGCCCGCTCCTTCGGGCACGTGCACGTCGACGGCGACAAGGTCTCCCTCACCGACGCCGGGCGCGAGGTCGTGCGCATGCACGGCTTCTTCACCTGGGCCGTGGGCGGCTACAACGAGGTCTTCGCCAACGCGGGCACACTGGCCACCGGCGAGCGCCGGTACAGCCACGACGTGCTGCGCGATGAGGGCATGGTGGCGCTGGGCTCGGCGCAGTGCGACCGCGAGCTGATGGCGCACATCCTCGACGAGGTGCTGGCCGAGGTGGACTTCAGCGTGCTGGCCGACCTGGGCAGCGGCACCTCCGCCCGCGTCAGCCGCGTGGTCAAGGGCCGCCCCGGCGCCCGCGGTCTGGGCCTGGACATCAGCGGTCCGGCCACCGAGATCGCGCACCGCACCATCGCCGAGGCCGGGATGGCCGACCGGGTGCGCGCCATCCAGACCGACGTGCTCGACGTCGTGCTGGCCGCGGAGCACCGCGAGGCCATCGCCGAGGTGGACGCGGTGATGAGCTTCTTCCTGCTGCACGACCTCCTGGCCAACCCCGCCACCCGCCGGGACATCCTGCCCCGCATGCGCGAGGTCTTCCCCAAGGCCCGCACGTTCCTGCTCGCCGACACGGTGATCCGCCCGCAGCGCGACGAGGACGCCACGCTGCCGGTGTTCTCCACCGGGTTCGAGCTGGCGCACGCGCTGATGGGCGTGCCGCTGCACACCAAGGAGGCCTACGAGGAGCTGTTCACCGAGGCCGGCCTGCACATCCGCCGCGCGGTGCCCTTCGGCGCCCCGCACTCGTGGCTGTTCGTCCTGGAAGCGCGGTGA
- a CDS encoding pyridoxal phosphate-dependent aminotransferase, whose product MSSALAAAHAARTDGMTRLHLSENVHGASPAAIRAASAALASVSVYPDPARAGVAEAVAAHHRLAPAQVAVANGSDELVLLTSLALGDPAKPGLTTAGTFPGYETCLTTGGRGCTALPLSGGRLDVERFAAELPRHGIGYVCNPHNPSGAVLDRDELAHLVRAAGSSGVPLVFDEAYLEFADPDTPQVRDHLDGDAPVVALRTLSKAYGLAALRIGYAIGAAGQLAALRAAQGTMPFSANTIAQAAAIAALADQDHLEDVRKSNVDRREWFYAQLAARGRGFLPSVTNFVAVAVTDSRTAQDRLAAEHRILVRDAGLFGFPGHLRVSLGHQDDLLRLLDALDEIAPVEGK is encoded by the coding sequence GTGAGCAGCGCGCTGGCCGCCGCGCACGCCGCCCGCACGGACGGCATGACCCGGCTGCACCTGAGCGAGAACGTGCACGGTGCCAGCCCGGCGGCGATCCGTGCCGCCTCGGCCGCGCTGGCCTCGGTCAGCGTCTACCCCGACCCGGCGCGGGCCGGGGTGGCCGAGGCCGTCGCCGCGCACCACCGGCTCGCGCCCGCGCAGGTGGCGGTGGCCAACGGCAGTGACGAGCTGGTGCTGCTGACCAGCCTCGCCCTCGGCGACCCGGCCAAGCCCGGTCTCACCACGGCGGGCACCTTCCCCGGGTACGAGACCTGCCTGACCACCGGCGGCCGGGGCTGCACGGCACTGCCGCTGTCCGGCGGGCGGCTGGACGTCGAGCGGTTCGCCGCCGAGCTGCCCCGGCACGGCATCGGGTACGTGTGCAACCCGCACAACCCGAGCGGCGCCGTGCTCGACCGGGACGAGCTGGCGCACCTGGTGCGCGCGGCCGGGAGCAGTGGTGTGCCGCTGGTCTTCGACGAGGCCTACCTGGAGTTCGCCGACCCGGACACCCCGCAGGTCCGCGACCACCTGGACGGGGACGCACCGGTGGTGGCCCTGCGCACGCTGTCCAAGGCCTACGGGCTGGCGGCGCTGCGCATCGGATATGCCATCGGCGCGGCCGGCCAGCTGGCCGCGCTGCGGGCGGCGCAGGGCACGATGCCGTTCAGCGCCAACACGATCGCCCAGGCGGCGGCGATCGCGGCCCTGGCCGACCAGGACCACCTGGAAGACGTCCGGAAGTCCAATGTGGACCGCCGCGAGTGGTTCTACGCCCAGCTGGCCGCCCGGGGCCGGGGCTTCCTGCCCTCGGTGACCAACTTCGTCGCGGTCGCGGTCACCGACTCCCGCACCGCGCAGGACCGGCTGGCCGCCGAGCACCGGATCCTGGTGCGCGACGCGGGCCTGTTCGGCTTCCCGGGCCACCTGCGGGTGTCCCTGGGCCACCAGGACGACCTGCTCCGCCTGCTCGACGCCCTGGACGAGATCGCACCGGTGGAAGGGAAGTGA
- a CDS encoding GNAT family N-acetyltransferase → MLRHWPIAGLRLSTPEVELRWPSLADLDELAEVAAGGVHDPKDMPFFSHWTDGPPELVARRVVQRHWNSLGAWTPNDWTLYLVAVHQGQVIGCYSMGARDFHLTREVLGTAWLGTPFQGKGLGTYARAAMLHLAFEGLGADYSFSVVQRSNTASQTVFKKLGFQLDGMQVNQVRGRQVLSDRYRMDRQTWEENRSIPVEVHGLAPALPLFGLGPDNAPTAEPVAARPMVTAEVLSGVRVDFEGSDA, encoded by the coding sequence ATGTTGCGACACTGGCCGATCGCGGGCCTGCGCCTGAGCACCCCCGAGGTGGAGCTGCGCTGGCCGAGCCTGGCCGACCTGGACGAGCTGGCCGAGGTCGCCGCGGGCGGGGTGCACGACCCGAAGGACATGCCGTTCTTCTCCCACTGGACCGACGGCCCGCCGGAGCTGGTCGCCCGCCGGGTGGTCCAGCGCCACTGGAACTCCCTGGGCGCCTGGACCCCCAACGACTGGACGCTGTACCTGGTCGCGGTGCACCAGGGCCAGGTCATCGGCTGCTACAGCATGGGCGCCCGGGACTTCCACCTCACCCGCGAGGTCCTGGGCACCGCGTGGCTGGGCACCCCGTTCCAGGGCAAGGGCCTGGGCACCTACGCCCGGGCGGCCATGCTGCACCTGGCCTTCGAGGGCCTGGGCGCGGACTACTCCTTCTCCGTGGTCCAGCGGTCCAACACCGCCTCCCAGACGGTGTTCAAGAAGCTGGGCTTCCAGCTGGACGGCATGCAGGTCAACCAGGTCCGGGGCCGCCAGGTCCTCAGCGACCGCTACCGCATGGACCGCCAGACCTGGGAGGAGAACCGCTCGATCCCGGTCGAGGTCCACGGCCTGGCCCCGGCCCTGCCGCTGTTCGGCCTCGGCCCGGACAACGCGCCCACGGCCGAACCGGTGGCCGCGCGGCCGATGGTGACCGCCGAGGTGCTGTCCGGGGTGCGGGTGGACTTCGAGGGCTCGGACGCCTGA
- a CDS encoding ATP-binding protein: MPGALPVPPNRLVGRRAELAEVCALLAGHRLVTLTGLGGVGKTRLAVAAGRRLAERTTVHWLALDAVRDEAGLAAGLAGLPLGQGSLLVVDSCEHLVAACAEQLGELLAAVPGLRVLVTSRQPLGVPGEHVVRLRPFELPEVSGAAEARRLDAVRLFTDRAAQRWPGFVLTSDNWAAVHDVCARLDGVPLAIEIAASWLGTLTPEALAARLAADFTLLDRTSPGRHPRHRTLHAVLRWSFDLLSTGEQLLWTRLAVFADSASRESVEAVCADDGFHPGSVLRAVTAKSVVQVVEGRYRLTAAMRQFGVEVLRGRGELSRIRTRHLRHVTALAVQAQRRWRAGTDQAALAAQFRTERGNVRAALEHALATPGLATEALTLVAALDFFWHGCGHPAEGRRWARRALAGTVEPGAARAGAQFVAAHLDGTAAAAGLAREVLAWGRQHDDATATGQGLLVLAHAALLADDRTRAAALFGQAADAFQAAGHPTSRLAATAARLALTPTAPAAPARHLADCGPDRHDWVRTHFHHALGQAHLTRGDHASAAQAAFAGLFNAARFEDVLGTCQHLRLLAQVHRATGRHVQAAQLLGASHGLWPDPDPGWARELLPVLGERGYQAAHDRGRRHGADVARAVAFARTTTRHEPKPPRLLTAREAQVAELVGRGLTNRDIAGQLGIARGTVESHVASVLAKLDLSSRTEVADWLGHRGPPAT, translated from the coding sequence TTGCCGGGAGCGTTGCCCGTCCCGCCGAACCGGCTCGTCGGGCGCCGTGCCGAGCTGGCCGAGGTGTGCGCGCTGCTCGCCGGGCACCGCCTGGTCACGCTCACCGGGCTGGGCGGGGTGGGCAAGACCCGGCTCGCGGTGGCCGCCGGCAGGCGCCTGGCCGAGCGGACCACGGTGCACTGGCTGGCTCTGGACGCCGTGCGGGACGAGGCGGGTCTGGCCGCCGGACTGGCTGGGTTGCCGCTGGGGCAGGGGTCGCTGCTGGTCGTGGACAGCTGCGAGCACCTCGTGGCCGCGTGCGCCGAGCAGCTCGGCGAGCTCCTGGCGGCCGTGCCGGGGCTGCGGGTGCTCGTCACCAGCAGGCAGCCGCTGGGGGTGCCGGGCGAGCACGTGGTCCGGCTGCGACCGTTCGAGCTGCCCGAGGTGTCGGGGGCGGCGGAGGCCAGGCGGCTGGACGCGGTCCGGCTGTTCACCGACCGCGCCGCGCAGCGGTGGCCCGGGTTCGTCCTGACCTCGGACAACTGGGCGGCCGTCCACGATGTCTGCGCCCGCCTCGACGGGGTCCCGCTCGCCATCGAGATCGCGGCCTCGTGGCTGGGCACGCTGACCCCGGAGGCCCTGGCCGCGCGCCTGGCCGCCGACTTCACGCTGCTGGACCGCACCAGCCCGGGTAGGCACCCCAGGCACCGGACGCTGCACGCCGTCCTCCGGTGGAGCTTCGACCTGCTCTCGACCGGGGAACAGCTGCTGTGGACCCGGTTGGCGGTCTTCGCCGACAGCGCCTCACGCGAGTCCGTCGAGGCGGTGTGCGCGGACGACGGGTTCCACCCGGGGTCCGTGCTGCGGGCGGTGACCGCGAAGTCGGTCGTGCAGGTGGTGGAGGGCCGGTACCGGCTGACCGCCGCGATGCGCCAGTTCGGGGTGGAGGTGCTGCGCGGGCGCGGGGAGCTGTCCCGGATCCGCACCCGCCACCTCCGCCACGTCACCGCGCTCGCCGTCCAGGCCCAGCGCCGCTGGCGCGCCGGTACCGACCAGGCCGCGCTCGCCGCCCAGTTCCGGACCGAGCGCGGGAACGTCCGCGCCGCACTGGAGCACGCGCTGGCCACCCCGGGCCTGGCCACCGAGGCGTTGACCCTGGTGGCGGCGCTGGACTTCTTCTGGCACGGCTGCGGCCACCCGGCCGAGGGACGGCGCTGGGCGCGGCGGGCGCTGGCGGGCACCGTCGAACCCGGTGCGGCACGGGCCGGTGCCCAGTTCGTCGCGGCCCACCTCGACGGCACCGCCGCGGCGGCCGGGCTGGCGCGGGAGGTGCTGGCCTGGGGCAGGCAGCACGACGACGCCACCGCCACCGGCCAGGGCCTGCTGGTCCTGGCGCACGCCGCACTGCTCGCCGACGACCGGACCCGCGCCGCCGCGCTGTTCGGCCAGGCCGCGGACGCCTTCCAGGCCGCGGGCCACCCCACCTCCCGGCTCGCCGCCACCGCGGCGCGGCTGGCTCTGACCCCGACCGCCCCGGCCGCACCCGCCCGCCACCTCGCCGACTGCGGCCCGGACCGGCACGACTGGGTGCGCACGCACTTCCACCACGCCCTGGGGCAGGCCCACCTCACGCGTGGCGACCACGCCTCCGCCGCCCAGGCCGCCTTCGCCGGGCTGTTCAACGCGGCGCGGTTCGAGGACGTGCTCGGCACCTGTCAGCACCTGCGCCTGCTGGCCCAGGTGCACCGCGCCACCGGCAGGCACGTGCAGGCCGCCCAGCTGCTCGGCGCCAGCCACGGGCTGTGGCCGGACCCGGACCCCGGCTGGGCCCGCGAGCTGCTGCCGGTACTGGGCGAGCGCGGTTACCAGGCGGCCCACGACCGGGGCCGCCGCCACGGCGCGGACGTGGCGCGCGCGGTGGCCTTCGCCCGCACCACCACCCGGCACGAGCCGAAACCGCCGCGGCTGCTGACCGCGCGGGAGGCCCAGGTGGCGGAGCTGGTGGGGCGGGGGCTGACCAACCGCGACATCGCGGGCCAGCTGGGCATCGCACGCGGCACGGTCGAGTCCCACGTGGCCAGCGTGCTGGCCAAGCTCGACCTCAGCAGCCGGACCGAGGTCGCGGACTGGCTGGGGCACCGGGGTCCGCCCGCGACCTGA
- a CDS encoding TetR/AcrR family transcriptional regulator, translating to MPRLTDARKELRRTQIAEAALCCFGRRGLERTSIADITAESGLSAGSIYAHYRNKADLVQATATVVLARRAEVLRGYAASAAPPDPDELLARLVAEINPVEARFVVQIWGEATTDPALGAIVGDMVGRLRGLVHDCVVAWLAKAGQHEPERARELAAPLARRVAALYLAELLAVALRGPIEEDLS from the coding sequence GTGCCACGGCTGACCGACGCGCGCAAGGAGCTCCGGCGCACCCAGATCGCCGAGGCGGCGTTGTGCTGCTTCGGGCGGCGTGGCCTGGAGCGGACCTCGATCGCCGACATCACCGCCGAGTCGGGCCTGTCCGCCGGGTCGATCTACGCGCACTACCGCAACAAGGCCGACCTGGTCCAGGCCACCGCGACCGTGGTGCTCGCCAGGCGGGCCGAGGTGCTCAGGGGGTACGCCGCCAGCGCGGCCCCGCCGGATCCCGATGAGCTGCTGGCCCGCCTGGTCGCCGAGATCAACCCCGTCGAGGCCCGGTTCGTGGTGCAGATCTGGGGCGAGGCGACCACTGATCCGGCGCTCGGCGCGATCGTCGGCGACATGGTCGGGCGGCTGCGTGGGCTGGTGCACGACTGCGTGGTGGCCTGGCTGGCCAAGGCCGGGCAGCACGAACCGGAGCGGGCGCGGGAGCTGGCCGCCCCGCTCGCGCGGCGGGTCGCCGCGCTGTACCTGGCCGAGCTGTTGGCCGTCGCGCTGCGCGGCCCGATCGAGGAGGACCTGTCATGA